From one Ctenopharyngodon idella isolate HZGC_01 chromosome 15, HZGC01, whole genome shotgun sequence genomic stretch:
- the il12a gene encoding interleukin-12 subunit alpha has translation MKICVVFCVVVALAMGSPVPQNTRQGSCTSAARSLLSNLSHIMEKEGKMKHQDLFAGFNCTDLEARMIPYTHTASVCQPIATDNTSCSNSRSSSFSETECLRNISGDLHYYDLLLNSYQPSVSDLGPVMTATKDLMLCLKANGDAAEGEFPQWVVWSGSSFDDRLSLCKTLKGFHVRAITMNRALAYIASGDHRK, from the exons ATGAAGATCT gcgtTGTGTTTTGTGTAGTTGTGGCTCTTGCGATGGGCTCTCCGGTGCCTCAGAACACACGGCAGGGTTCGTGCACCTCCGCCGCAAGATCTCTGCTCAGCAACCTCTCGCACATCATGGAAAAG GAGGGGAAGATGAAGCATCAGGATTTGTTTGCTGGTTTTAACTGCACTGATCTGGAGGCTCGGATGATTCCTTACACTCACACAGCGTCCGTCTGTCAGCCCATCGCCACTGAT AACACGTCCTGCTCCAACAGCAGAAGCTCCTCTTTCAGCGAG ACTGAGTGTTTGAGGAACATCAGCGGTGATCTGCACTATTATGATCTGCTGCTGAACTCCTACCAGCCCAGTGTGAGCGATCTGGGTCCGGTCATGACGGCCACAAAAGACCTCATGCTT TGCTTGAAAGCAAACGGCGACGCCGCTGAAGGAGAGTTTCCTCAG TGGGTTGTCTGGAGCGGCTCGTCCTTCGATGACCGTCTGTCCCTGTGCAAAACGCTGAAGGGCTTCCACGTGCGGGCCATCACCATGAACAGAGCGCTCGCGTACATCGCCTCCGGAGAccacaggaagtga